A single window of Rhinoraja longicauda isolate Sanriku21f chromosome 29, sRhiLon1.1, whole genome shotgun sequence DNA harbors:
- the LOC144607694 gene encoding transformer-2 protein homolog alpha-like, with protein MKLRNRRRNRRLNLLYHSDGRSTSRSRSRSPAELAKPKSRSASRSLSRISKLSGSRTSFSRSQSRSRSRSRSRRHRHRSKYYSRSRSHTRSYRRRSRSRSYSPVYRRRRSNSHSPISSRRHHVGNRTNPNPNNCLGVFGLSLYTTDREIREVFSRYGPLAGINVVYDQRTGRSRGFAFVYFENVEDSKEAKERANGMELDGRCIRVDYSITKRPHTPTPGIYMGRPTTSVRSSHYHDSYSDRYDDGDFTYRRRSTSPCYSRYRSRSRSNTPR; from the exons ATGAAACTAAGAAATAGAAGAAGGAATAGGAGACTGAATCTGCTctaccattca GATGGGAGGTCAACGTCAAGATCACGGAGTAGGAGCCCAGCTGAACTGGCCAAGCCTAAAAGCCGATCTGCCTCTCGCTCATTGTCAAGAATATCAAAATTGTCAGGATCTCGGACATCATTCTCACGATCTCAGTCAAGGTCCAGGTCACG GTCACGTTCCCGTCGTCATCGACACCGCTCAAAGTATTACTCACGATCCAGATCTCATACTCGGTCATACAGGAGGAGATCCAGGAGCCGATCGTACTCCCCTGTGTACAGGCGTCGAAGAAGCAACAGCCACTCTCCCATATCCAGCAGACGGCATCACGTTGGAAACAGG ACCAACCCGAATCCTAACAATTGTCTCGGCGTGTTTGGCCTGAGCTTGTACACTACCGACCGGGAGATACGTGAAGTGTTTTCACGATATGGACCCCTCGCAGGAATCAATGTGGTCTATGACCAGCGGACAGGAAGATCACGAGGATTTGCATTTGTCTATTTTGAAAACGTTGAAGACTCTAAAGAA GCGAAGGAACGTGCAAATGGGATGGAACTCGATGGCCGGTGCATTAGAGTAGATTATTCCATTACAAAACGGCCCCACACTCCAACTCCAGGAATCTACATGGGCCGACCAACAAC CAGTGTTCGGTCCTCTCATTACCATGACTCTTACAGTGATAGATACGATGATGGGGATTTCACCTACAG AAGACGTTCAACTTCACCCTGTTACAGCAGATACCGATCTCGATCTCGTTCGAACACCCCAC GTTGA